A region of Micromonospora chokoriensis DNA encodes the following proteins:
- a CDS encoding SDR family oxidoreductase, whose amino-acid sequence MNKYAGKKAVITGGTIGMGLAIARALRDGGAEVLLTGRNEKNLAEARADLGDGVHVVQSDTSVLADITALAETVSEKLGEIDYLFVNAGISELAPFDHVTEESYDRQFAVNAKGAFFTVQRLAPVIRQGGAVVFTTSIANVMGTPSMTVYSATKAALRSMSQGFAAELLPKGIRVNAISPGFVKTPTMGSAGLSPEELAAFEKEGNELTPMGRIGTPEEVATAALFLAADATFTTGVELAVDGGLAQGITAEH is encoded by the coding sequence GTGAACAAATACGCAGGCAAGAAGGCCGTCATCACCGGCGGAACCATCGGCATGGGCCTCGCCATCGCCCGCGCGCTGCGCGACGGGGGCGCCGAGGTCCTGCTGACCGGTCGCAACGAGAAGAACCTCGCCGAGGCTCGGGCCGATCTCGGTGACGGCGTGCACGTGGTGCAGTCGGACACCTCCGTCCTCGCCGACATCACGGCGCTCGCCGAGACCGTCAGCGAGAAGCTCGGCGAGATCGACTACCTCTTCGTCAACGCCGGGATCTCCGAGCTGGCCCCGTTCGACCACGTGACCGAGGAGTCCTACGACCGGCAGTTCGCGGTGAACGCCAAGGGGGCGTTCTTCACCGTGCAGCGGCTGGCGCCGGTCATCCGCCAGGGCGGGGCCGTGGTGTTCACCACCTCGATCGCCAACGTGATGGGCACCCCGAGCATGACTGTCTACTCGGCGACCAAGGCCGCCCTACGGTCGATGTCGCAGGGCTTCGCCGCCGAACTGCTTCCCAAGGGCATCCGGGTCAACGCCATCAGCCCCGGCTTCGTCAAGACCCCCACCATGGGGTCGGCGGGCCTGTCGCCCGAGGAGTTGGCGGCCTTCGAGAAGGAGGGCAACGAGCTGACCCCGATGGGCCGCATCGGCACCCCGGAGGAGGTGGCCACCGCCGCGCTGTTCCTCGCCGCCGACGCCACCTTCACCACCGGTGTGGAACTCGCCGTCGACGGTGGACTCGCCCAGGGAATCACCGCCGAGCACTGA
- a CDS encoding winged helix-turn-helix transcriptional regulator yields the protein MTEQPYPAELTAALNVIGGKWKVPILCELRRSSRRFGELRRLIPGVSEKVLIQQLREMEADGVVSREIFDEVPPRVEYSLTGYGSSLSEALRPLAVWGAAHQRRVAWALEASGVEARQPRRHRLPVPPAVRRTRKVRRPGADHLGSAGLVPRIA from the coding sequence ATGACCGAGCAGCCCTATCCCGCCGAGCTGACCGCGGCGCTCAACGTGATCGGTGGCAAGTGGAAGGTGCCGATCCTCTGCGAGCTGCGGCGCTCCAGCCGCCGCTTCGGTGAGCTGCGGCGTCTCATCCCCGGGGTCAGCGAGAAGGTCCTCATCCAGCAACTCCGCGAGATGGAGGCGGACGGGGTCGTCAGCCGGGAGATCTTCGACGAGGTGCCGCCACGGGTGGAGTACTCACTCACCGGGTACGGATCGAGCCTGAGCGAGGCTCTGCGTCCCCTCGCCGTGTGGGGAGCGGCGCACCAGCGCCGGGTGGCCTGGGCCCTGGAGGCGTCCGGGGTGGAGGCCCGGCAGCCCCGCCGGCACCGTCTCCCGGTGCCACCGGCGGTGCGGCGTACCCGCAAGGTGCGCCGGCCGGGCGCGGACCATCTCGGCTCGGCCGGCCTCGTGCCACGGATCGCCTGA
- a CDS encoding MFS transporter: METSSLAESSRRAGPREWIGLAVLALPTILLSLDATVLYLATPHLGADLRPDGNQLLWIVDIYGFMIAGFLLTMGSLGDRMGRRRLLMIGAAAFAAASVLAAYAPTPEVLIAARALLGIAGATLMPSTLALISNMFHQPQQRGMAIGLWVACFSVGIAIGPIAGGLLLESFWWGSVFLLGVPVMVLLLVTAPALLPEYRDPQAGRLDLVSVLLSLGAVLPFVYAVKEFAKDGFGLLPLIALAIGVVLGIVFAQRQNRLADPLLDLRLFRERSFNAALAILLLGLGIMGGVYLFVTQYLQLIEGLSPMVAGLWLLPAALALIVASSVTPLIARRVSPGYVVAGALALSGLGYLMISQVGTSSGLPLLVAGFVLVYVGTSPTMVLGTDLVVGAAPPEKAGSAAAMSESAMEFGIAFGVAVLGVVGTTVYRNEMTGPAPAEVPPAAYDAARESVVAAQGEAATLAEGAATALLQPAREAFVAGMNLVGWLSFAAVAVLAVIAVVMLRHVPPTGADGATADAADGPTGATAAEAAGTAVDRSHDEGLAPA; the protein is encoded by the coding sequence ATGGAGACGAGCTCACTGGCCGAATCGAGCCGGCGCGCCGGACCGCGGGAATGGATCGGTCTGGCCGTGCTCGCCCTGCCCACGATCCTGTTGTCCCTCGACGCCACGGTGCTGTATCTGGCCACCCCGCACCTGGGGGCGGACCTTCGCCCGGACGGCAACCAACTGCTCTGGATCGTCGACATCTACGGCTTCATGATCGCCGGTTTCCTTCTGACCATGGGTTCGCTGGGGGACCGCATGGGGCGGCGTCGGCTGCTCATGATCGGCGCCGCCGCGTTCGCGGCGGCCTCCGTCCTGGCGGCGTACGCGCCCACCCCGGAGGTGCTGATCGCCGCCCGGGCGCTGCTGGGCATCGCCGGGGCGACGTTGATGCCGTCCACCTTGGCGCTGATCAGCAACATGTTCCACCAGCCGCAACAGCGTGGCATGGCCATCGGGCTCTGGGTGGCCTGCTTCTCCGTCGGCATCGCGATCGGTCCGATCGCCGGTGGCCTGCTGTTGGAGTCGTTCTGGTGGGGGTCGGTGTTCCTGCTCGGCGTGCCGGTGATGGTGCTGCTGCTGGTGACCGCGCCGGCCCTGCTGCCCGAGTACCGCGACCCGCAGGCGGGCCGGTTGGACCTGGTGAGCGTCCTGCTGTCACTGGGTGCCGTCCTGCCGTTCGTGTACGCCGTCAAGGAGTTCGCCAAGGACGGCTTCGGCCTGCTTCCCCTCATCGCGCTGGCGATCGGGGTCGTCCTCGGCATCGTCTTCGCGCAGCGCCAGAACCGCCTGGCCGACCCGCTGCTGGACCTGCGCCTGTTCCGGGAGCGGTCCTTCAACGCGGCGCTGGCCATCCTGCTGCTCGGCCTCGGCATCATGGGCGGGGTCTACCTCTTCGTCACCCAGTACCTCCAGCTCATCGAGGGCCTGTCGCCGATGGTCGCCGGCCTGTGGCTGCTGCCCGCGGCGCTGGCCCTGATCGTGGCCTCGTCGGTGACCCCGCTGATCGCGCGGCGGGTCTCGCCCGGCTATGTGGTCGCCGGGGCGCTGGCGCTGTCCGGGCTCGGCTACCTGATGATCAGCCAGGTGGGCACCTCCTCCGGTCTGCCACTGCTCGTCGCCGGGTTCGTCCTGGTGTACGTGGGCACCAGCCCGACGATGGTGCTCGGCACCGACCTCGTCGTCGGCGCCGCCCCACCGGAGAAGGCCGGCTCGGCGGCGGCCATGTCGGAGAGCGCCATGGAGTTCGGCATCGCGTTCGGCGTGGCGGTGCTCGGCGTGGTCGGCACCACCGTCTATCGGAACGAGATGACCGGGCCCGCGCCCGCCGAGGTGCCGCCGGCGGCGTACGACGCGGCACGGGAGAGCGTGGTGGCGGCGCAGGGTGAGGCGGCCACGTTGGCGGAGGGCGCCGCCACGGCGTTGCTGCAACCGGCCCGGGAAGCCTTCGTGGCCGGCATGAACCTGGTCGGCTGGCTCAGCTTCGCCGCAGTCGCCGTGCTGGCGGTGATCGCGGTGGTGATGCTGCGGCATGTCCCACCGACCGGGGCGGACGGTGCCACGGCGGACGCCGCCGACGGGCCCACCGGTGCGACGGCGGCCGAGGCCGCCGGCACAGCCGTGGACCGGTCGCACGACGAGGGGCTGGCTCCGGCATGA
- a CDS encoding BTAD domain-containing putative transcriptional regulator — MEVFRDGQSVGLGGIKQRATLGFLLLQPNRVVPTSQLLKALWAWEEAPASARKILQNAVWGLRGILCPDGTGGEQAALLTQAPGYMLRVDAERIDVHRFHRLSSQGRGELSAGRPEAAAELLREALALWRGPALADLVEGGIVWSEVVALQNARLVALEEFFEAELACGRHHAVLGELETAVAGEPLRERFCSQLMLALYRCGRQADALNLYARTRTALVDGLGLEPGHNLRALQHAILTHDPMLTVVGSPGETLVVAAAVDQSPPPASPPPGDVQGDSGSVDPTGEQGTGPILMAQSRKRQSRGRVGRGPVSVVMARIRLSGEPETGEQARLDEALERVTTIVREVVGSFGGVVAASLGSVSLVLFDGSDVRRRTADDAVSAAMTIHERLAAGVEQGVGAVASHLAVVSGEALVRYPASAGAAPTVNGALVDECHKLLSHVPDGSIHVCPETHRLTEDVVAYSAVDGVCAGWRVEGVHQEHIGYHTAPIVDREWELDLLRGLLERVRHRSVPHLATVLGEPGSGKSRFVMEFECRMAVSPQSVLFLSGAAPGTADRTDATDRLLAQVIAAQCEILTDDDPVVAEAKLVDLTERLVGPQHVDSVRSGLAPLLRPGRTAETNRRGALDSWRRLLRASAAQRPMVMVLDGVHRVDDDLLDFIEDLPRWASSVPLLVVATARPALLERRPSWGGGQRHAATITLDPLSERAINRLLDVLAVGTKGHGQPAGRFSALLGARPAERRAHPPSMGGLAVRSLDRDGGTESAWTVEPQRWHRVRAS; from the coding sequence ATGGAGGTTTTCCGGGATGGCCAGTCCGTCGGGCTGGGCGGCATAAAGCAGCGCGCCACGCTGGGTTTCCTCTTACTCCAACCCAACCGGGTCGTCCCCACGAGTCAGTTGTTGAAGGCATTGTGGGCATGGGAGGAAGCTCCCGCCTCCGCTCGGAAGATCCTCCAGAACGCGGTGTGGGGGCTGCGCGGCATCCTCTGCCCCGACGGCACCGGCGGGGAGCAGGCGGCGCTGCTCACCCAGGCACCCGGTTACATGCTCCGCGTCGATGCCGAACGAATCGATGTGCACCGCTTCCACAGGCTGTCGAGCCAGGGGCGAGGCGAGTTGTCGGCCGGCCGGCCGGAGGCGGCGGCCGAGCTGCTCCGCGAGGCGCTGGCGCTGTGGCGGGGGCCGGCACTGGCCGATCTCGTCGAGGGCGGCATCGTCTGGTCGGAGGTCGTCGCCCTGCAGAACGCGCGCCTGGTAGCCCTCGAGGAGTTCTTCGAGGCGGAGCTGGCCTGCGGACGGCACCATGCCGTGCTGGGCGAGCTGGAGACGGCGGTCGCCGGGGAGCCCCTACGGGAACGGTTCTGTAGCCAGCTCATGCTGGCCCTCTACCGGTGCGGCCGACAGGCCGACGCGCTGAACCTCTACGCCCGGACCCGGACGGCGCTGGTGGACGGCCTCGGCCTGGAGCCGGGGCACAACCTCCGTGCCCTGCAACACGCCATCCTCACGCACGACCCGATGCTGACCGTGGTGGGATCACCCGGCGAGACCCTGGTCGTCGCGGCCGCCGTGGACCAGTCGCCGCCGCCGGCGTCGCCGCCGCCGGGCGACGTGCAGGGCGACTCCGGGTCGGTGGACCCGACGGGGGAGCAGGGCACCGGCCCGATCCTGATGGCCCAGTCGCGCAAACGCCAGTCCCGGGGACGGGTGGGGCGGGGTCCGGTGAGCGTGGTCATGGCGCGGATCCGACTGTCGGGCGAGCCGGAGACGGGCGAGCAGGCGCGGTTGGACGAGGCCCTGGAACGGGTCACGACAATCGTCCGCGAGGTGGTGGGCTCTTTCGGCGGGGTGGTCGCGGCCTCGTTGGGATCCGTCTCGCTCGTACTGTTCGACGGCTCGGACGTCAGGCGCCGCACCGCCGACGACGCCGTCTCGGCCGCGATGACGATCCACGAGCGGCTCGCCGCCGGTGTGGAACAGGGGGTCGGCGCCGTGGCCAGCCATCTGGCGGTGGTCAGCGGCGAGGCACTGGTCCGGTATCCGGCGTCAGCCGGTGCCGCCCCCACTGTCAACGGCGCCCTGGTCGACGAGTGCCACAAGCTGTTGTCCCACGTGCCGGACGGCAGCATCCACGTCTGCCCCGAGACGCACAGGCTGACCGAGGACGTGGTCGCCTACAGCGCTGTCGACGGGGTTTGCGCAGGCTGGCGTGTCGAGGGCGTTCACCAGGAGCACATCGGCTACCACACCGCGCCGATCGTCGACCGGGAGTGGGAGCTCGACCTTCTGCGTGGCCTGTTGGAACGGGTACGGCACCGCTCGGTGCCCCACCTGGCGACGGTGCTGGGCGAGCCGGGTTCCGGCAAGAGCCGGTTCGTCATGGAGTTCGAGTGCCGCATGGCGGTCTCACCGCAGAGCGTGTTGTTCCTGTCCGGCGCGGCTCCCGGCACGGCCGACCGGACAGACGCCACCGACCGTCTGTTGGCGCAGGTCATCGCTGCCCAGTGCGAGATCCTGACCGACGACGACCCGGTCGTCGCGGAGGCGAAGCTCGTCGACCTGACCGAACGTCTGGTGGGACCGCAGCACGTCGACTCCGTACGGTCCGGGCTCGCGCCGTTGCTGCGACCCGGGCGCACTGCCGAGACGAACCGCCGTGGCGCCCTGGACAGTTGGCGACGCCTGCTGCGGGCCAGCGCCGCGCAGCGGCCGATGGTGATGGTCCTGGACGGGGTGCACCGGGTCGACGACGACCTGTTGGACTTCATCGAGGATCTGCCCCGGTGGGCCTCGTCGGTGCCCTTGCTGGTGGTGGCGACGGCCCGGCCGGCGCTGCTGGAACGACGGCCGTCCTGGGGTGGTGGGCAACGCCACGCGGCGACGATCACCCTCGATCCGCTGTCGGAGCGGGCAATCAACCGGCTGCTGGACGTGCTCGCGGTGGGCACCAAGGGTCATGGCCAGCCGGCCGGCCGGTTCAGCGCCCTGCTGGGCGCCCGTCCCGCCGAACGGCGAGCGCACCCCCCGTCGATGGGCGGGCTCGCCGTCCGGTCCCTCGACCGTGACGGCGGCACCGAGAGCGCCTGGACCGTCGAGCCGCAGCGGTGGCACCGGGTCAGAGCGTCGTAG
- a CDS encoding flavin reductase family protein: protein MRDVMAQFATGVVLLSVGGEHVHGMTANAFTSVSLRPPQVLCCVSHTAVMHAAITAAGLFGVSVLGADQADLARYFADKSRPLGAAQFEGVSWRAGEHSGAPLLAGALAWLECEIVQSYDGGDHSIIVGSVLAAGRGPDHPGLLFFDGGFQPAPRRAG from the coding sequence ATGCGCGACGTGATGGCCCAGTTCGCCACCGGAGTGGTCCTGCTCAGTGTGGGCGGTGAGCACGTGCACGGGATGACCGCCAACGCCTTCACCTCGGTCTCGTTGCGACCGCCGCAGGTCCTGTGCTGCGTCTCCCACACCGCGGTGATGCACGCCGCCATCACGGCCGCGGGTCTGTTCGGGGTCTCGGTGCTGGGTGCGGATCAGGCCGATCTGGCCCGCTACTTCGCCGACAAGAGCAGGCCGCTGGGTGCGGCGCAGTTCGAAGGGGTGAGCTGGCGTGCCGGTGAGCACAGCGGCGCGCCACTGCTGGCCGGCGCGTTGGCCTGGCTCGAGTGCGAGATCGTCCAGTCCTACGACGGCGGCGATCACTCGATCATCGTCGGCTCCGTGCTGGCTGCCGGCCGTGGCCCGGACCATCCCGGACTGCTGTTCTTCGACGGCGGGTTCCAGCCCGCCCCCCGGCGCGCGGGTTAG
- a CDS encoding BTAD domain-containing putative transcriptional regulator, with protein sequence MRFEVLGPLRVWTEDHQPVTIPGVKVRALLVNLLLHEGRPVSVDRLVEDLWEARPPNDPTGALQAKVSRLRRALDVAEPGARALVVFEPAGYRLDVDPQAVDIGVFTALTARARSTEELADRLSLFTEALDLWRGPAVADFADAPFARADVGRLEELRLAAIEESAEARLMQGEHTPLAAELGDLVTRHPLRERLRAVHMRALYLAGRQSEALASASDLRLRLHDELGVDPGPTLAGLHQAILRQDDSLQVDTEAVTGRARTNLPAAITELVGRESAVEEVTALLGANRLVTLVGSGGVGKTRLAVEIATRLTTRFADGAWLVELAALGRSEQSDGTAALAGAVMAALSIREDAAGGFVPAGRPVEVGARLTGALHARDILLVLDNCEHIVDDVARLVEQLLRTVPRLRVLATSQEPIGLLGEVVWKVPPLELPDLTAGLDTESLRRSSAVELFVIRAAAAAPGFTLTAANARAVAVLCKRLDGIPLALELAATRVRALGVHELVTRLDDRFRLLATGHRGAPPRQQTLRSMIDWSWGLLTGAERALLRRLAVFADSGTLAAVERVCAGAAVPREDVLDLLARLVDRSLVVVVDNPDGVRYRLLESVAAYCAERLRQADEDDRVHERYQLYYIDLVEQADGQLRGRDQRQWLERLDLESTNIRRAFDRAVHDGAADRALRLANGMAWYWFLRGRLQEAGRVLAGALSLGGSAPAADRARALTWNAGITLLAGDVADRAGHSLAALRAYDGVDDPHGLARARWFLGLALYVTGDLVTSEELVNQALAGFRSTGDRWGVAATLSERVKQALARGDLAALRRDGARSAELFAELGDRWGQLQTVYPLAALAEITGDYDRAARLHRDGLAIAEDLGLWTEASDRLSGLGRISLLTGALDRAEELHERALRLSTDQSFKPGEIYARIGLALGARRAGKLDLAEEQLRTVLEWNRQVDFEPGNTLILAELGFVAEQRGDAEAARELHLAGFAAAQHVGDPRALALALEGLAGAEALAGRYEPAATLLGAASAARESTGVPLPPAESGDVDRIDIAISAALTVEERATALARGRRLSPEEAMALVTDQPALPPAYRAIPSH encoded by the coding sequence ATGCGATTCGAGGTTCTCGGTCCGCTGAGGGTGTGGACGGAGGACCATCAGCCGGTCACCATCCCGGGCGTCAAGGTGCGTGCCCTGCTCGTGAACCTGCTGCTGCACGAGGGGCGGCCGGTGTCGGTCGACCGTCTCGTGGAGGATCTGTGGGAGGCCCGACCGCCCAACGATCCCACCGGAGCCCTACAGGCCAAGGTGTCCCGGCTTCGTCGGGCCCTGGACGTCGCCGAGCCCGGCGCCCGCGCCCTGGTCGTGTTCGAGCCCGCCGGTTACCGGCTCGACGTCGACCCGCAGGCCGTCGACATCGGTGTCTTCACCGCCCTGACCGCGCGCGCCCGGAGCACCGAGGAGCTGGCGGACCGTCTGTCGTTGTTCACCGAGGCGCTGGACCTGTGGCGCGGGCCGGCGGTGGCCGACTTCGCCGACGCCCCGTTCGCCCGGGCCGATGTGGGCCGGCTCGAGGAGCTGCGACTGGCCGCCATCGAGGAGAGCGCCGAGGCCCGACTCATGCAGGGCGAGCACACCCCGCTCGCGGCGGAACTGGGTGACCTCGTCACCCGGCATCCCCTGCGGGAACGGCTGCGGGCGGTGCACATGCGGGCCCTCTACCTCGCCGGCCGGCAGAGCGAGGCCCTGGCCAGCGCCAGCGATCTGCGCCTGCGTCTGCACGACGAGCTCGGCGTGGACCCCGGGCCCACGCTGGCCGGTCTGCACCAGGCGATCCTGCGCCAGGACGACAGCCTGCAGGTCGACACCGAGGCGGTGACCGGGCGGGCGCGTACCAACCTGCCCGCCGCCATCACCGAGCTGGTCGGTCGGGAGTCGGCGGTCGAGGAGGTCACCGCGCTGCTGGGGGCCAACCGACTGGTCACCCTGGTCGGTTCGGGGGGCGTGGGCAAGACCCGACTCGCCGTGGAGATCGCCACACGTCTCACCACCCGGTTCGCCGACGGGGCCTGGCTGGTCGAGCTGGCTGCCCTGGGCCGCTCCGAGCAGTCCGACGGCACGGCGGCTCTCGCCGGCGCCGTGATGGCCGCGCTGAGCATCCGGGAGGACGCGGCCGGCGGGTTCGTCCCGGCCGGCCGCCCCGTCGAGGTCGGGGCCCGGCTCACCGGCGCGCTGCACGCGCGCGACATCCTGCTGGTGCTCGACAACTGCGAACACATCGTCGACGACGTCGCCCGGCTCGTCGAACAGTTGCTGCGCACCGTGCCGCGGCTGCGGGTCCTGGCCACCAGTCAGGAGCCGATCGGTCTGCTCGGCGAGGTGGTGTGGAAGGTGCCTCCGCTGGAGCTGCCGGACCTGACCGCCGGGCTGGACACCGAGTCCCTTCGCCGGTCCAGCGCCGTCGAACTGTTCGTCATCCGGGCGGCCGCGGCGGCACCGGGCTTCACCCTGACCGCCGCGAACGCGCGCGCCGTCGCCGTCCTCTGCAAGCGGCTCGACGGCATCCCGTTGGCCCTGGAGCTGGCGGCGACCCGGGTACGCGCCCTCGGCGTGCACGAGCTCGTCACACGCCTGGACGACCGCTTCCGGCTGCTCGCCACCGGGCACCGGGGTGCTCCGCCGCGGCAACAGACCCTCCGCTCCATGATCGATTGGAGTTGGGGGCTGCTGACCGGTGCCGAGCGGGCGTTGCTGCGCCGCCTCGCGGTCTTCGCCGACAGTGGCACCCTCGCCGCTGTCGAGCGTGTCTGCGCCGGTGCCGCGGTGCCCCGGGAGGACGTGCTCGACCTGCTGGCCAGGTTGGTGGACCGGTCCCTGGTGGTCGTCGTCGACAACCCCGACGGGGTGCGCTACCGGCTGTTGGAGTCGGTGGCGGCGTACTGCGCCGAGCGGCTCCGCCAGGCCGACGAGGACGACCGCGTCCACGAGCGCTACCAGCTGTACTACATCGACCTCGTCGAGCAGGCCGACGGCCAGTTGCGGGGGCGCGACCAGCGACAGTGGCTGGAGCGACTGGACCTGGAGAGCACGAACATCCGCCGGGCGTTCGACCGGGCGGTCCACGACGGCGCCGCCGACCGGGCGTTGCGGCTGGCCAACGGGATGGCCTGGTACTGGTTCCTGCGCGGCCGGCTACAGGAGGCCGGCCGCGTCCTGGCCGGCGCGTTGAGTCTCGGGGGTAGCGCCCCCGCCGCCGACCGGGCCCGCGCCCTCACCTGGAACGCCGGCATCACCCTGCTCGCGGGCGACGTGGCCGATCGGGCCGGGCACAGCCTCGCGGCCCTGCGCGCCTACGACGGCGTCGACGACCCGCACGGCCTCGCCCGCGCCCGCTGGTTCCTCGGTCTCGCCCTCTACGTCACCGGTGACCTGGTCACCAGCGAGGAGCTGGTCAACCAGGCCCTCGCCGGGTTCCGGTCCACCGGGGACCGGTGGGGGGTGGCCGCCACCCTCAGCGAACGCGTCAAGCAGGCGCTGGCCCGCGGTGACCTCGCTGCCCTGCGTCGCGACGGCGCCCGCAGCGCCGAACTCTTCGCCGAGCTCGGCGACCGGTGGGGGCAGCTCCAGACCGTGTATCCGCTGGCGGCGCTGGCCGAGATCACCGGCGACTACGACCGGGCGGCCCGCTTGCACCGCGACGGCCTGGCCATCGCCGAGGATCTCGGACTCTGGACGGAGGCCTCGGACCGGCTGTCCGGCCTGGGGCGCATCTCGCTGTTGACCGGGGCGCTCGACCGGGCGGAGGAGCTGCACGAGCGGGCGTTGCGGCTGTCCACCGACCAGAGCTTCAAGCCCGGTGAGATATACGCCCGTATCGGTCTTGCGCTGGGTGCCCGTCGGGCCGGCAAGCTCGACCTCGCCGAGGAGCAACTGCGTACGGTGCTGGAGTGGAACCGGCAGGTCGACTTCGAGCCGGGCAACACCCTCATCCTTGCCGAGCTGGGCTTCGTCGCCGAGCAGCGCGGTGACGCCGAGGCCGCGCGGGAGCTGCACCTGGCCGGGTTCGCCGCAGCCCAGCACGTCGGTGATCCGCGGGCCCTGGCCCTGGCGCTGGAGGGCCTCGCCGGCGCCGAGGCCCTCGCCGGCCGATATGAGCCGGCGGCGACGTTGCTCGGTGCGGCCAGCGCGGCCCGCGAGTCGACGGGCGTGCCGCTGCCACCGGCCGAGAGCGGCGACGTCGACCGGATCGACATCGCCATCAGCGCCGCGCTCACCGTCGAGGAGCGTGCCACCGCACTGGCTCGCGGCCGCCGGCTGAGCCCCGAGGAGGCGATGGCACTGGTCACGGACCAGCCGGCGTTACCGCCGGCTTACCGTGCGATTCCCAGCCACTGA
- a CDS encoding GMC family oxidoreductase gives MDGQTFDYVIVGAGSAGCVLAARLSADPSVRVALVEAGPADTDPEIRIPMSALRLLGSDHDWGYNTVGQPHLGGRHIYWPRGKTLGGSSSVNFQMWVPGHRADYDGWAGATDQRWSWEGVQPYFRRAERWGGAPQHGSTYGTDGPLWISPPRDPDPTTTRFLAACEELGLRELPDGLGGPDHTGYAVTPLNQHDGARWSAADGYLRPAEDRPNLTILTGRLVHRVCFADGRAVGIEYAGGRLLARRAVVLSAGAIGSPQILMLSGIGPAADLRELGITPYVDSAGVGANLHDHVAVDVSHHAAGPVRLLDAYAEESLRAYHERRLGPLTSNMAEAVAFFGSHDGCPAPDLELIWVPMAFTDDGDEAAGLTLSVVLLQPQSRGRVTLADADPTSPPQIDPAYLSAEPDVTTLVAGVRFADRVFGTAALRGLVSGPMGPWQGELSDEVLTATVRERAATMFHPVGTCRMGRSDDPTAVVGPDLKVHGVESLYVADGSVIPQIPRGHTHATAVMIGERAADLLRRA, from the coding sequence ATGGACGGACAGACCTTCGACTACGTCATCGTGGGTGCCGGGTCGGCCGGTTGCGTTCTCGCGGCCCGGCTCTCCGCCGACCCGTCGGTGCGGGTGGCCCTGGTGGAGGCGGGGCCGGCCGACACCGATCCGGAGATCCGGATCCCGATGTCCGCACTGCGGCTCCTCGGCTCGGACCACGACTGGGGATACAACACCGTCGGCCAGCCGCACCTCGGTGGTCGGCACATCTACTGGCCACGGGGCAAGACCCTCGGCGGCTCGTCGTCGGTCAACTTCCAGATGTGGGTCCCCGGGCACCGCGCCGACTACGACGGCTGGGCCGGGGCGACCGACCAGCGGTGGAGCTGGGAGGGTGTCCAGCCGTACTTCCGCCGGGCCGAGCGGTGGGGCGGCGCGCCCCAGCACGGGTCGACCTACGGCACCGACGGCCCGCTGTGGATCTCGCCACCGCGCGACCCGGACCCGACCACCACGCGGTTCCTGGCGGCCTGTGAGGAACTGGGCCTGCGGGAGCTGCCCGACGGCCTCGGCGGTCCCGACCACACCGGTTACGCGGTGACGCCACTCAACCAGCACGACGGTGCCCGGTGGAGCGCGGCCGACGGCTACCTGCGACCCGCGGAGGACCGGCCGAACCTCACCATCCTGACCGGACGGCTGGTGCATCGGGTCTGCTTCGCCGACGGGCGGGCGGTCGGCATCGAGTACGCCGGTGGACGCCTGCTCGCGCGGCGCGCGGTGGTCCTCAGCGCCGGCGCGATCGGCTCACCGCAGATCCTGATGCTGTCCGGCATCGGTCCGGCCGCGGATCTGCGCGAGCTGGGCATCACGCCGTACGTCGACAGTGCCGGTGTGGGAGCCAACCTGCACGACCACGTGGCCGTCGACGTGAGCCACCACGCAGCCGGGCCGGTGCGCCTGCTCGACGCGTACGCGGAGGAGAGCCTGCGCGCCTACCACGAGCGACGGTTGGGCCCGCTGACCTCCAACATGGCCGAGGCGGTGGCCTTCTTCGGCAGCCACGACGGATGTCCCGCTCCGGACCTGGAACTCATCTGGGTGCCGATGGCCTTCACCGACGACGGTGACGAGGCCGCCGGGCTGACGCTCTCGGTGGTCCTGCTGCAGCCGCAGAGCCGAGGGCGGGTCACCCTGGCCGACGCGGACCCCACGAGCCCGCCGCAGATCGACCCGGCCTACCTCTCCGCCGAGCCGGACGTGACCACGCTGGTCGCCGGCGTGCGCTTCGCCGACCGGGTGTTCGGCACCGCCGCGCTGCGGGGCCTGGTCTCCGGTCCGATGGGGCCGTGGCAGGGCGAGCTGAGCGACGAGGTGCTGACGGCGACGGTACGCGAGCGCGCGGCCACCATGTTCCATCCCGTCGGCACCTGCCGAATGGGTCGGTCCGATGATCCCACCGCGGTGGTCGGCCCCGACCTGAAGGTGCACGGCGTGGAGAGTCTGTACGTGGCCGACGGCTCGGTCATTCCGCAGATCCCCCGGGGTCACACGCACGCGACCGCCGTCATGATCGGAGAGCGCGCCGCGGACCTGCTCCGGCGGGCATGA